Proteins encoded together in one Triticum dicoccoides isolate Atlit2015 ecotype Zavitan chromosome 7B, WEW_v2.0, whole genome shotgun sequence window:
- the LOC119340685 gene encoding proline-rich receptor-like protein kinase PERK12 encodes MESKSSFSYEELTSITSNFSRDNVIGEGGFGCVYKGWLADGKCVAVKQLKAGSGQGEREFQAEVEIISRVHHRHLVSLVGYCVAQQHRMLIYEFVPNGTLEDHLHGHPRIIHRDIKSANILLDYSFEAQVADFGLAKLSNDTHTHVSTRIMGTFGYLAPEYASSGKLTDRSDVFSFGVVLLELITGRKPVDQDRPLGEESLAEWARPILADAIETGNHDELADPRLEGRYNKAKMVRMVEAAAACIRHSAPKRPRMVQVMRALDVDVDEGSMSDLSNGVKVGQSQVFNNSQQEAALEQLRRTAFASEEFTGEFEPSGEYGAASIL; translated from the exons ATGGAGTCCAAGTCGTCCTTCAGCTACGAGGAGCTGACGAGCATCACCAGCAACTTCTCCCGCGACAACGTGATCGGCGAGGGCGGGTTCGGGTGCGTGTACAAGGGGTGGCTCGCCGACGGCAAGTGCGTGGCCGTGAAGCAGCTCAAGGCCGGCAGCGGGCAGGGGGAGCGCGAGTTCCAGGCGGAGGTGGAGATCATCAGCCGCGTCCACCACCGCCACCTCGTCTCCCTCGTCGGCTACTGCGTGGCGCAGCAGCACCGCATGCTCATCTACGAGTTCGTCCCCAACGGCACCCTCGAGGACCATCTGCACG GTCACCCGCGGATCATCCACAGGGACATCAAGTCGGCCAACATCCTGCTCGATTACTCGTTTGAAGCACAG GTCGCGGATTTCGGGCTAGCCAAGCTCTCCAACGACACACACACGCACGTGTCGACGCGCATCATGGGCACGTTTGGGTACCTCGCGCCGGAGTACGCGTCCAGCGGGAAGCTGACGGACCGGTCGGACGTCTTCTCCTTCGGCGTGGTGCTGCTGGAGCTCATCACCGGCCGGAAGCCCGTCGACCAGGACCGGCCGCTCGGGGAGGAGAGCCTCGCCGAATGG GCTCGGCCGATCCTCGCCGACGCCATCGAGACCGGCAACCACGACGAGCTGGCCGACCCGCGGCTGGAAGGCAGATACAACAAGGCCAAGATGGTGAGGATGGTGGAGGCCGCCGCTGCGTGCATCCGCCACTCGGCTCCCAAGCGTCCCCGAATGGTGCAG GTGATGAGGGCGCTGGACGTGGACGTGGACGAGGGGAGCATGTCGGACCTGAGCAACGGGGTGAAGGTGGGGCAGAGCCAGGTGTTCAACAACAGCCAGCAGGAGGCCGCCCTTGAGCAGCTCCGGCGCACGGCCTTCGCCTCCGAGGAGTTCACAGGGGAGTTCGAGCCGTCCGGGGAGTACGGTGCTGCGTCAATACTATGA